The Brassica napus cultivar Da-Ae chromosome C7, Da-Ae, whole genome shotgun sequence genome has a segment encoding these proteins:
- the LOC125590454 gene encoding probable carboxylesterase 5 → MYSTDQPCLPRLVFLDHLWLLIDQLHNQHIFILASLQEKKKRQSEERSSVLEQVGNGIYKDARVERLTGTEIIPTSLDKTNGIVTKDVIYSPEHNLSVRLFLPHKATAGKNLPLLIYIHGGAWIIESPFSPIYHNYVTEIVKSANCLAVSIQYRRAPEHPVPASYDDSWSAIEWNFSHPQIPKQRETESNIINIWKKKSN, encoded by the exons ATGTACTCAACTGACCAGCCTTGCCTTCCCAGACTCGTATTCTTGGATCACTTGTGGCTTCTCATTGATCAGCTACACAACCAACACATCTTCATATTAGCATCAttacaagagaaaaaaaagagacagaGTGAAGAGAGAAGTAGTGTACTTGAGCAAGTTGGGAATGG GATTTACAAAGACGCTCGCGTCGAGCGTCTCACCGGCACCGAAATCATTCCAACATCACTAGACAAAACAAACGGCATCGTTACAAAAGACGTAATATACTCACCGGAGCATAACCTCTCCGTCCGTCTCTTCCTCCCTCACAAAGCCACCGCTGGTAAGAATCTACCTCTTCTCATCTACATCCACGGCGGAGCTTGGATCATCGAGTCACCTTTCTCTCCCATTTACCACAACTACGTCACCGAGATCGTCAAATCTGCTAATTGCCTCGCCGTATCGATCCAGTACCGCCGCGCGCCGGAGCATCCGGTTCCGGCGTCGTATGACGATTCATGGTCAGCGATTGAGTGGAATTTCTCACATCCCCAAATCCCCAAACAGAGAGAAACAGAGAGCAACATCATCAacatctggaaaaaaaaatcgaattaa